A section of the Candidatus Alcyoniella australis genome encodes:
- a CDS encoding 2-oxo acid dehydrogenase subunit E2, producing MVKRPLRLRKLSVDEIGIARQNQIVMFSTSPDPYVTIVVNVDAGPLRNLVNARRESSGRPITMVHAFNKLLAMCFVEHPEYNCVVLDRKMYELETITISNPFLLPGDERALTMLLMDDPQTKSLEQIFDEMELLKQLKRAEYDELGQMRVGLVPKLYLRSGLYRVISEKRQFKIVYERNLTTNLVLSKANNVDTNNFLATKGAMQILRTFSRFFLHSIMDQPQVVDGNLTVGQVIPLSMMLDHRLVDGAHVNAFVRSINRIAAEPEKYL from the coding sequence GTGGTAAAGCGACCTCTGAGACTGCGCAAGCTCAGCGTGGACGAGATCGGCATCGCCCGACAAAACCAGATCGTGATGTTCTCGACATCGCCCGACCCCTACGTCACCATCGTGGTCAATGTGGACGCCGGTCCCCTGCGCAACCTGGTCAACGCCCGACGCGAGAGCAGCGGCAGGCCGATCACCATGGTCCACGCCTTTAACAAGCTGTTGGCCATGTGCTTTGTCGAGCACCCCGAGTACAACTGTGTTGTGCTCGACCGCAAGATGTACGAGCTGGAGACGATCACGATCTCCAATCCGTTCCTGCTGCCCGGCGACGAACGCGCCCTGACAATGCTGCTGATGGACGACCCGCAGACCAAGTCGCTGGAACAGATCTTTGATGAGATGGAACTGCTCAAGCAACTCAAACGCGCCGAGTACGACGAACTGGGTCAAATGCGCGTCGGCCTGGTGCCCAAGCTCTACCTCCGTTCCGGCCTGTACCGCGTGATCAGCGAAAAGCGCCAGTTCAAGATTGTCTACGAACGCAACCTGACTACCAACCTGGTGCTCTCCAAGGCCAACAATGTGGACACGAACAACTTCCTGGCCACCAAGGGCGCGATGCAGATTTTGCGCACTTTCTCGCGCTTCTTCCTGCACAGCATCATGGACCAGCCGCAGGTCGTCGACGGCAATCTGACAGTCGGGCAGGTGATCCCGCTGTCGATGATGCTCGATCACCGGCTGGTGGACGGCGCCCACGTCAACGCCTTTGTGCGCTCGATAAACCGGATCGCCGCCGAGCCGGAGAAGTATCTTTAG
- a CDS encoding outer membrane beta-barrel protein yields the protein MKKLLIIVMLLALSASSALARESFETRHRISIRIGYHNWFPDTTETEGTRPDDDGVVEDGEWEYIWDQAYRIQDFDSATLELGYEYLFLRWFGLGLDLGIYGNQREYDFNVSGFEVDSRMTINVFHIDLNPRFHWQTGRTDLYGGPLLGLYTASAEFVADVDYGPYSAKFDDSERGDGFGWGLMAGFEVRLNKHFGVALEDRLSFAVIDEFKPDDEGPLNAGGNVLTLSGVVHF from the coding sequence ATGAAAAAGCTGCTGATTATCGTCATGCTGCTGGCGCTGTCGGCCTCGAGCGCCCTGGCGCGCGAGTCGTTCGAGACCAGGCATCGGATCTCGATCCGCATCGGCTATCACAACTGGTTCCCGGACACCACCGAAACTGAAGGCACCCGGCCCGACGACGATGGCGTGGTCGAGGATGGCGAGTGGGAATATATCTGGGACCAGGCCTACCGCATCCAGGACTTTGACAGCGCCACCCTCGAGCTGGGCTACGAGTACCTGTTCCTGCGCTGGTTCGGCCTGGGGCTCGACCTCGGGATTTACGGCAACCAGCGCGAGTACGACTTCAACGTCTCAGGATTCGAGGTCGACTCGCGGATGACGATCAACGTGTTTCACATCGACCTCAACCCGCGCTTCCACTGGCAGACCGGCCGGACCGACCTCTACGGCGGACCGCTGCTGGGCCTCTACACGGCCAGCGCCGAGTTTGTCGCCGACGTGGACTACGGGCCGTACTCGGCCAAGTTCGACGATTCGGAGCGCGGCGACGGGTTCGGCTGGGGCCTGATGGCCGGATTCGAGGTGCGGCTCAATAAGCACTTCGGCGTGGCCCTGGAAGACCGCCTGAGCTTCGCAGTTATCGACGAGTTCAAACCCGACGACGAGGGCCCGCTCAACGCCGGCGGCAACGTGCTCACGCTCAGCGGCGTGGTGCATTTCTAG